In Sulfuricurvum sp., the following proteins share a genomic window:
- a CDS encoding metalloregulator ArsR/SmtB family transcription factor, whose translation MDVFLETVSALNDETRIKLLSFLDTHGALCVCDLQESFGMIQSRLSRHLKILKDGGFLRVDRCGTWAYYSIRSPLDRFRSEALSEIRCLSLDLPPLKKLSQNEGCTL comes from the coding sequence ATGGACGTTTTTTTGGAAACCGTTTCGGCATTGAATGATGAAACCCGTATCAAACTCCTCTCCTTTTTGGATACACACGGCGCTCTGTGCGTTTGTGATCTCCAAGAGAGCTTTGGGATGATCCAATCACGACTTTCGCGCCATTTGAAAATCCTCAAAGACGGTGGATTTTTGCGGGTTGATCGGTGCGGTACGTGGGCATATTACTCTATCCGTAGCCCTCTGGATCGTTTCCGTAGTGAAGCGTTGTCAGAAATCCGCTGTCTAAGTCTTGATTTACCTCCTCTTAAAAAATTATCCCAAAACGAAGGTTGTACCCTATGA
- a CDS encoding arsenate reductase ArsC, producing the protein MKNVLILCTGNSCRSIMGEALINAKMGDCVFAQSSGVKASGKVNPHAQALLEEKGYWKDVYHSKVIDTVIDTPFDLVVTVCDHAHETCPMFPKAVKTIHVAFEDPSGKEVEEYAKTLALIEATLLPIVQSELCD; encoded by the coding sequence ATGAAAAATGTCCTTATTCTCTGCACAGGAAACAGCTGCCGATCCATCATGGGTGAAGCCCTAATCAATGCGAAAATGGGAGATTGTGTATTTGCACAAAGCTCAGGGGTGAAAGCCAGCGGAAAAGTAAACCCACATGCGCAAGCCCTTCTCGAAGAGAAAGGATACTGGAAAGATGTGTATCACTCCAAAGTGATCGATACCGTTATCGATACTCCGTTCGATCTTGTCGTAACTGTCTGCGATCATGCTCACGAGACCTGCCCGATGTTTCCAAAAGCGGTCAAAACGATCCATGTGGCATTTGAAGACCCAAGCGGTAAAGAAGTGGAAGAGTACGCTAAAACACTTGCTCTGATAGAAGCAACACTTTTGCCGATCGTCCAATCCGAGTTGTGTGACTGA
- a CDS encoding thioredoxin family protein has protein sequence MKIEILGTGCAKCKALEEATKQAVAKSGKFAQIEKVEDIMKIMEYNVMSTPGLVIDGKVVSTGKVLSVDEIVNLIHQK, from the coding sequence ATGAAAATCGAAATTTTGGGTACGGGTTGTGCCAAATGCAAAGCCCTCGAAGAGGCGACGAAACAAGCGGTCGCAAAAAGTGGCAAGTTTGCTCAAATCGAAAAAGTCGAAGATATTATGAAAATCATGGAATACAATGTCATGAGCACCCCCGGACTCGTGATTGATGGTAAGGTTGTCAGTACCGGAAAAGTTTTAAGTGTGGATGAGATCGTCAATTTGATCCATCAAAAATAA
- a CDS encoding permease, translated as MWQESVNVLVYEWLQLPHGEKLSDALNFFIYDTVKILFLLTVIIFAVTLLRSYFSTEKVRKYLSRRHEYTGNVLAALFGIITPFCSCSAIPLFLGFLQARIPLGVTFSYLISAPLNNEIAIAMLLSMFGWKVAALYIGFGLLVAIIGGIIIGRLGLESEILIEVKPIEGEIRAENQVIAFKTRLNDAWNYTLDILRKIWLYVLIGVGAGAFIHDYVPTELITSIAGGDNLFAVPLATLLGVPMYSNAAGVMPLIEVLTSKGMLMGTALSFMMAITALSLPEAMILKRVMSLKLIAIFFGTVTLGIMGVGYLFNAIL; from the coding sequence ATGTGGCAAGAGAGCGTCAACGTCCTCGTATATGAATGGCTTCAACTGCCTCATGGAGAGAAACTCTCCGATGCTCTCAATTTTTTCATCTACGATACGGTTAAAATCCTTTTTCTCCTCACTGTAATCATTTTTGCGGTGACACTTCTGCGCTCATACTTCTCTACCGAAAAAGTACGGAAATATCTGAGTCGTAGACATGAATACACGGGAAATGTCCTCGCCGCGCTGTTCGGGATTATCACTCCGTTTTGCTCGTGTTCCGCGATTCCCCTCTTTTTGGGCTTTTTGCAAGCACGGATACCGCTGGGGGTGACGTTTAGCTATCTGATCTCCGCACCGCTCAACAACGAAATCGCCATTGCGATGCTTCTGTCGATGTTCGGATGGAAAGTGGCGGCATTGTATATCGGATTCGGTCTTCTCGTCGCTATTATCGGCGGAATCATCATCGGACGACTCGGACTGGAGAGCGAGATCCTCATTGAAGTCAAACCGATTGAGGGGGAGATTCGCGCCGAAAATCAGGTGATAGCGTTTAAAACACGTCTCAATGACGCGTGGAATTACACCCTCGATATTCTCCGTAAAATATGGCTCTATGTTTTGATCGGTGTCGGTGCAGGTGCCTTTATCCACGACTATGTCCCGACCGAGTTAATCACCTCTATCGCGGGTGGAGACAATCTATTCGCAGTTCCTCTCGCGACACTGTTAGGAGTTCCGATGTACTCCAATGCCGCAGGGGTAATGCCGCTCATCGAAGTACTCACGTCAAAAGGGATGCTAATGGGGACGGCATTGTCGTTTATGATGGCAATCACCGCCCTCTCCCTCCCTGAAGCGATGATCCTCAAGCGGGTGATGAGTCTCAAGCTCATCGCCATCTTTTTCGGTACCGTGACGCTGGGGATTATGGGCGTCGGGTACTTATTTAATGCAATTTTATAG